From the genome of Candidatus Electrothrix communis, one region includes:
- a CDS encoding peptide chain release factor 3: MSSKLKREIEKRRTFGIISHPDAGKTTLTEKLLLFGGAIKMAGAVKSRKTANHATSDWMSIEQERGISVTTSVMKFNYRDFEINLLDTPGHQDFSEDTYRVLTAVDSALMVIDSAKGVEAQTTKLMEVCRMRNTPIITFINKLDRDGMDPLDILADIEEKLQIECAPLSWPIGMGKRFKGVYDLHRNELSLFTPSQETRPEDRITVKGLDDPRLDELLGKPDADQLREDIELLHGAANPFDYEDYIKAGQTPVFFGSAINNFGVKELLDNFIELSPPPGPRAALTREVAPDEEAFSGFTFKIQANMDPAHRDRIAFFRICSGKFTRGMRVKHHRLGKEVNLSKATVFMAQNRASVDEAYPGDIIGIHNHGTIKIGDTFSDKELLKFTGIPNFAPEHFRRVLLKNPLKTKQLHKGLVQMAEEGAVQMFRPVMGSDYILGAVGVLQFEVTMARLKAEYNVDAIYEMVQYSLARWVTCDDPKKLKAFEAKNQGNLAHDAEGHLAFMADGQWRLNHTAELFPEIVFHTTREHN, encoded by the coding sequence GTGAGCAGTAAGCTGAAAAGAGAAATAGAAAAACGGCGCACCTTTGGCATTATCAGCCATCCGGATGCAGGCAAAACCACCCTGACCGAAAAACTCCTTCTCTTTGGCGGGGCTATCAAAATGGCGGGCGCGGTGAAATCCCGCAAAACCGCCAACCATGCCACCAGCGACTGGATGTCTATTGAGCAGGAACGCGGTATCTCGGTCACTACCTCGGTGATGAAGTTCAATTACCGGGATTTTGAGATCAACCTGCTGGACACACCAGGTCATCAGGATTTTTCCGAAGATACCTATCGGGTGCTGACCGCTGTGGACTCGGCCCTGATGGTGATTGATTCGGCCAAGGGCGTGGAGGCCCAGACCACCAAGCTGATGGAGGTCTGTCGGATGCGCAATACCCCTATCATCACCTTTATCAATAAACTGGATCGGGACGGCATGGACCCGCTTGATATTCTTGCTGATATTGAGGAGAAACTCCAGATCGAATGTGCGCCTCTGTCCTGGCCCATCGGTATGGGAAAAAGGTTCAAGGGCGTGTACGATCTTCATCGCAATGAGCTCAGTCTTTTCACCCCGAGTCAGGAGACCCGTCCCGAGGATCGCATCACCGTCAAGGGGCTGGATGATCCCCGCTTGGACGAGCTGCTGGGTAAGCCGGATGCTGACCAGCTGCGGGAGGATATCGAGTTATTGCACGGAGCAGCCAATCCCTTTGACTATGAGGATTATATTAAGGCAGGGCAGACGCCGGTGTTCTTCGGCAGTGCAATTAATAATTTCGGGGTCAAAGAGCTGTTGGATAATTTTATCGAGCTCTCACCACCTCCTGGCCCCCGTGCCGCTCTTACTCGTGAGGTCGCTCCTGATGAGGAGGCCTTTAGCGGCTTTACCTTTAAGATCCAGGCCAATATGGACCCGGCCCATCGTGACCGGATCGCCTTTTTTCGTATCTGCTCCGGCAAGTTTACCCGTGGGATGCGGGTCAAGCATCATCGCCTGGGTAAAGAGGTCAATCTGAGCAAGGCCACAGTTTTCATGGCCCAGAACAGGGCCAGTGTGGATGAGGCCTATCCTGGAGATATCATTGGGATCCATAACCACGGCACCATTAAGATCGGCGATACCTTTTCCGATAAGGAACTTCTTAAATTCACCGGTATCCCCAACTTCGCGCCTGAGCATTTCCGGCGGGTGCTCTTAAAAAATCCGCTCAAAACCAAGCAGCTCCATAAGGGCTTGGTGCAGATGGCGGAAGAGGGGGCTGTGCAGATGTTCCGCCCTGTTATGGGCAGTGATTATATTCTCGGGGCCGTGGGTGTGCTTCAGTTCGAGGTGACGATGGCCCGGCTTAAGGCGGAGTACAATGTGGACGCCATCTATGAGATGGTTCAGTATAGCCTAGCCCGTTGGGTTACCTGTGATGATCCGAAAAAACTCAAGGCCTTTGAGGCCAAGAATCAGGGTAATCTGGCCCATGATGCGGAAGGACACCTGGCCTTTATGGCGGACGGGCAATGGCGGCTCAATCATACTGCTGAGCTTTTTCCGGAGATTGTTTTTCATACCACCCGAGAGCATAATTGA
- a CDS encoding FAD-dependent oxidoreductase has translation MSEQKIITVSGKDAKGLRLTSKIFEEEVRGAAADADELILESFGQHNIGLRLGNVERPLTIRISGPVGQRVGCMGMAGSTIICEGSASDDVGYLNIGADVIVKGDATNGICNAMAGGRVMIGGSIGARGLTMTKWNPEYEKPEMWVLGSVGDTFAEFNCGGIAVVCGQEAKNPDNVLGYRPCVGMVGGQVYFRGKTDDSYSRKNAKLTKPSDEEWQWLMDRLPGYLEAIGRSELLETLSNRDEWNLLTAVTAQERALMFSGPMSMSEFAARIWNNGFGGGDPLRDLAPGLDRSLIGVVESGELRRRSPYWVNRDSAAPCTYYCPMHIPTIDRLRMIREGKNDEAYEMLLRYTPLPASVCGTICPNLCIQNCSRKKVDYSIDVAVLGQAVHNVDPPKCKPATGHKVAIIGGGPAGMGAAWHLALAGIEAHIFERGGELGGKLAQTIPWERMTKAVWQMEVERFLKNELITVSLGVEMTTEKMEELKQAYDYVIVAVGTHQPKTIPFTGHELVVPALDYLKAAKSDSPMETGKQVVVIGAGNVGCDVAAECYRLGAEEVTLVDIQKPLAFGKERDAAEALGAIFKWPVMTKEVTKEGLVTDKDELIPAQTVIISIGDVPSLPFLPESVEVVNIAGGSWVKTDDAGRTSDEKILAVGDVERPGLATNALGAAKRTAEYLASVLSGKEWKPFAQKLIQYEALTIAHYDPAEEKGDTENQQAARCLSCGSCRDCHLCETICPTHAISRREVVANSSEEVSFEYVSDGSKCIACGFCADTCPCGIWTMRPF, from the coding sequence ATGAGTGAGCAAAAAATAATAACAGTAAGCGGCAAAGATGCAAAGGGCCTGCGCCTGACCTCCAAAATTTTCGAAGAAGAGGTACGCGGTGCAGCCGCTGATGCCGACGAATTGATTCTGGAGTCCTTTGGGCAGCATAATATCGGCCTGCGACTGGGGAATGTAGAGCGTCCTTTGACCATCCGTATCTCAGGCCCGGTAGGACAACGGGTGGGCTGTATGGGCATGGCCGGTTCCACGATCATCTGCGAAGGCTCAGCCTCGGACGACGTGGGCTACCTCAACATCGGTGCGGACGTCATCGTCAAAGGCGATGCCACCAACGGAATCTGCAACGCTATGGCCGGTGGTCGGGTGATGATCGGCGGTTCAATCGGTGCTCGCGGCCTGACCATGACCAAGTGGAACCCGGAATACGAGAAGCCCGAGATGTGGGTCCTGGGCTCTGTGGGTGATACCTTTGCCGAGTTCAACTGCGGCGGTATTGCGGTTGTCTGTGGTCAAGAGGCCAAGAACCCGGACAATGTCCTGGGCTATCGTCCCTGCGTAGGTATGGTCGGCGGCCAGGTCTATTTTCGCGGCAAGACCGATGACAGCTACTCCCGGAAGAATGCAAAATTGACCAAGCCCTCTGATGAGGAATGGCAGTGGCTCATGGATCGCTTACCAGGTTATCTGGAGGCCATTGGTCGCTCGGAACTCCTAGAGACCTTGAGTAACCGGGATGAGTGGAATCTGCTCACCGCAGTAACTGCTCAGGAGCGGGCACTGATGTTCTCCGGTCCCATGTCCATGTCCGAGTTCGCGGCCCGTATCTGGAATAACGGCTTTGGTGGTGGTGATCCCCTGCGCGATTTGGCTCCGGGCTTGGATCGTTCCCTCATCGGGGTGGTGGAAAGCGGTGAGTTGCGGCGACGGAGCCCTTACTGGGTAAACCGTGATTCTGCCGCGCCCTGCACCTATTACTGCCCCATGCATATCCCGACCATTGATCGGCTGCGCATGATTCGTGAAGGCAAGAATGACGAAGCCTATGAGATGCTGCTCCGCTATACGCCCTTACCGGCTTCAGTCTGCGGAACCATCTGTCCCAACCTCTGCATCCAGAACTGCTCCCGCAAAAAGGTGGATTATTCCATTGATGTTGCCGTGCTTGGACAGGCGGTGCATAATGTTGATCCGCCCAAGTGTAAGCCTGCTACCGGTCATAAGGTCGCCATTATCGGCGGCGGTCCGGCAGGTATGGGTGCTGCTTGGCATCTAGCTCTGGCTGGCATTGAGGCCCATATTTTCGAACGGGGTGGAGAACTGGGCGGTAAGCTGGCCCAGACCATTCCCTGGGAACGCATGACCAAGGCGGTTTGGCAGATGGAGGTTGAGCGTTTTCTGAAGAATGAGCTCATCACGGTCAGCCTCGGCGTGGAAATGACCACGGAAAAGATGGAAGAGCTGAAGCAGGCATACGATTATGTTATTGTTGCCGTTGGTACTCATCAGCCGAAGACCATCCCCTTTACCGGTCATGAGCTGGTTGTCCCGGCCCTGGATTATCTGAAGGCGGCTAAGAGTGATTCGCCCATGGAAACCGGCAAGCAGGTGGTGGTTATCGGTGCTGGTAATGTGGGCTGTGACGTGGCAGCGGAATGCTACCGTCTCGGTGCTGAAGAAGTGACCCTGGTTGACATCCAGAAGCCTTTGGCCTTTGGTAAAGAGCGCGATGCTGCTGAGGCCTTGGGCGCGATCTTTAAGTGGCCGGTCATGACCAAGGAAGTCACCAAAGAGGGGCTAGTCACGGATAAGGATGAGCTGATCCCGGCCCAGACTGTGATTATTTCCATCGGTGATGTGCCCAGCCTGCCCTTCCTGCCTGAGAGCGTTGAGGTGGTCAATATTGCTGGTGGTTCCTGGGTCAAGACTGATGATGCTGGTCGGACCAGTGACGAGAAGATTCTCGCTGTCGGCGATGTTGAGCGCCCTGGCTTGGCCACCAATGCCTTGGGTGCGGCTAAGCGGACAGCAGAGTACCTTGCCTCTGTCCTCAGCGGAAAAGAGTGGAAGCCCTTTGCCCAGAAGCTGATTCAATATGAAGCCCTGACCATTGCCCATTATGACCCGGCAGAAGAAAAGGGTGATACAGAGAATCAGCAGGCGGCCCGTTGCCTGAGTTGTGGTTCCTGTCGTGACTGCCATCTCTGCGAGACCATCTGTCCGACCCATGCCATCTCTCGACGAGAAGTGGTGGCGAATAGCTCCGAAGAGGTCAGCTTTGAGTATGTGTCTGATGGCAGCAAGTGCATCGCCTGCGGGTTTTGTGCTGATACCTGCCCCTGCGGTATCTGGACTATGCGACCGTTTTAA
- a CDS encoding Fic family protein → MKDSRWNMPPNKAKALMLAKRQLSELVCDAVNLEGINYTLPEVQTLLDGITVGGHKLSEQQIVLNQSNAWQEVFALVKNDQFSVTAEIACTLHGIAAQEDALEWGQFRSGGVMIAGTEYMPPPAGELPELFTGMIEEAEQVADVYDRAIFYFLTMARSQFFYDVNKRMGRFMMNGFLLHNGYPAINLPAKRQLEFNRLMLDFYTTGDQDAMNNFLRSCLDEKIINIMKENQIQGQAAHNH, encoded by the coding sequence ATGAAAGATTCCCGCTGGAACATGCCGCCCAACAAGGCCAAGGCATTAATGCTGGCCAAGCGGCAATTGTCCGAATTGGTCTGCGATGCGGTCAACCTTGAAGGCATCAACTATACGCTGCCCGAAGTGCAGACCCTGCTCGACGGCATAACCGTTGGCGGTCATAAGCTCAGTGAACAACAGATTGTCCTGAATCAGTCCAATGCTTGGCAGGAAGTCTTTGCCTTGGTGAAAAACGACCAATTTTCTGTTACTGCTGAGATTGCTTGTACACTGCACGGGATCGCGGCCCAAGAAGATGCTTTAGAATGGGGGCAATTTCGTTCTGGTGGAGTGATGATAGCCGGAACAGAGTATATGCCGCCACCGGCAGGTGAGTTACCTGAGCTATTTACCGGAATGATTGAAGAGGCAGAGCAGGTTGCCGACGTGTATGATCGAGCCATCTTTTATTTTCTTACGATGGCCCGGAGTCAGTTTTTTTATGACGTTAACAAGCGGATGGGTCGTTTTATGATGAACGGTTTTCTGCTGCACAACGGCTATCCGGCGATCAATCTTCCGGCAAAGCGACAATTAGAATTCAACCGGCTGATGCTTGATTTTTACACAACCGGGGATCAGGACGCGATGAACAATTTTCTTCGTTCCTGCTTGGATGAGAAAATTATCAATATAATGAAAGAAAACCAGATACAAGGGCAGGCTGCCCATAATCACTGA